AGCTGCTAATGCCACATTTCATCCCTCTAAAtgtcaagcttctgcctctaaccctaggaaactccccccccccatcacctccctcctccctctctgcgcacgactttgtcaaccacttaGAAAATAAGCactcctcattcactcagcctaatGAGGCCATGggtcccactcacacagaactaccatATGCcgtgacctctttctcccctctctccagatgaaatcatGCAACTATTCAGTTCCGACCTCCCGAAAACCTTCCTGCTCgacccccatcccctcctcccttctccagaccatctctggagaccttttCCCATTCCTTACTTCCCtctcaactcatccctgaccaatGGCTGCGTCCCCTTTGACTTTAAAATGGCCAGAGTCTGCACGTACTCTCACTACTCAACCCCGCTTGTGCCATCGAACcgctgcaacttatccagaacgctgcagcccgcatggtgttcaaccttcccaagttctcccatgtcacccgctcctctgcacactccactggcttccagtagaagctcacatccactacaaTACCATTGTATCTGCCTAAgaagcagcaagaggaactgcccctccctaccttcaggatctgctcaaaccctacaccccaaccagagtactctgttctgccacctctggtctcttggccctcccacccctatggaagggcagctcccgctcagcctaGTCAAATCTGTTCTCTGTCGTGATACCcaaatggtggaaccagcttacCCCTGAAGCAAGGACAGCAATGTCCCTGCCAATCtcctgaaaacatctgaaaccctacctcttcagtGTGTGGTGGACGGTAATTATGTGAAATTACAATTATGTGAAACATTCAGTTTAATTGGACGCCTCAGCGGCGTGCCATTTCAAATTTGACTTGATTTCTCTCAGATGTGTATTTTAATTTGTGCCCATGGCAGGCAAAGTGCGCGAGCGAGCGGGTGGAACGGTCAATTGAGAGAATAGTAAAGAAttgtaaatgtattattttatttatattgaaCCTTGCTTATATTATGAATGGACATGCAACTTTGAGAGCACAAAGGCTTCAAAACCCATGATCCTTTTCATGTACTTACAATATGTGATGAGGAGAATATCCAGTGgtacttttcctccctctgtaAATGCTGTGTTCATTACAGCTCTAGCCACAAATGATAACCTCTTCCCTTTCTGGGCTACAGGGATGGAGAGACTGCATTAAAAGTGACTGCAGAACATGAAGCTGAAAGGAGAACAATACAAAATGGGTTCTCAAGGATGTGGTTTCCTGTCGCCACACGGGCCACATGGAAGTGTGACCTGGTATCCTCTTGAAAACAGGAAGTGTTTGACCACTGAGCTCTCACAGATAACTGGTGTACATCTGTCTTTGTCCTCCTTGTTTGAATTGCCAGTAAGCGTATCTATCTGGTTTGCTCCTCTGAATCATCATTTTAGTCATATAGTGGTTAGTTTAGTCATAATTCACTATAATGCAGCCACTAATTGTCCACTATTATAGCCCATGGTAATACAGCAAACAAGCTCTGATCATTGGTCAAAGCTGAATTACCTGTCAATCATTACTTACCGAGCATTTATttagttatagtagttatattaaCTACACCAAGGTACCAGTCACTTACCTGGTTATTTCTGTTGACACTGCAAAATAAAGTTAATCTCTACTGTTTGGACTGAAATGAAACACATCTGAATTCAGTTGAAAAGACCTGCCCAGCCCTAGCTCCTCCGATGCAGTTAGATCTCAGCATGGAGCCTGACTTTATGTCATTGTCAGTCTCTAGATCTCTTGTGAGCCTGGCTGATTGTAACTAGCAACTGCACAGAGCTGCAGTCCAAAAATAGGCCAGGGAAATGTCTGACCCGCTGGCCGCATAGCCTCACAGGCTCAGCTGAGGAGCAGGGGAGCTCACTGCCCCTCAGTGGAGTTACTCTGCCCCTGACAGAGAAAACATTGCAATGCATCGCCACCTAATGGAGGGAAGGGAGCAGTGCTGTGTGTTTTTGTCACCTCTGAATGCATGCATGGATTGGTTTTGATTTCCATTTGGACTTTTTCATGCAAATGTGTCAGGTAAGAGTCAGCCCATTTACCCATTAAGCCCACTTCCATCTTTGGATAAATTCAGCTATTTTAATGTTTCAACCAGTTCATGTGGGTGAAccagttggggcggcaggtagcctagtggttagagcattggactagtaaccgaaaggttgcaagatcaaatccccgagctgacaaggtacaaatctgtcgttctgcctctgaacaaggcagttaacccaccgttcctaggccgtcattgaaaataagaatttgttcttaaataaataaaaatatattgtcGTATTGTTGTATACATTACAGTTTGTCAATTATGTTCTATTGTTAAAGGGAAACATCACACTTGGGTTATTTTCTCAGACATAATTCTGCGTGAtgagtgtttcagacataattatgCACCATAGCGGTATTTTAGACTTTTCACTCCAGGAGAGTATATCCAATGTCATCAAATCTAATTTCATTGGTCAAatgtcctgaatacaacaggggtaaaccttacagtgaaatgcttacttacgagcccctaaccaacaatgcagtttcaagataatatggataagaataagagattaaagtaacaagtaattaaagagcaccagtaaaataacaatagcgaaactatatacaggtgggtaccaatacagagtcaatgtgcgggggcaccagttagttgaggtagtatgtacgtgggtagagttattaaagtgactatgcatagatgacaacagagagtagcagtggtgtaaagagggggtgggggggggggtggcaatgcaaatagtctaggtAGCTATTTGACTAGATGTACAAGAGTCTAATGgttttggggtagaagctgtttagaagcctcttggacctagacttggcgctccggtaccgcttgccgtccggtagcagagagaacagtctatgactggggtggctggagtctttgacaatttttaggactgcctggtatagaggtcctggatggcaggaagcttggccccggtgattgatgtactgggccgttcgcagttgccataccaggcagtgatgcaacccatcaagatgctcttgatggtgcagctgtagaaccttttgggaatctgaggacccatgtcaaaacTTTTCcgtctcttgagggggaataggttttgtcgtgccctcttcacgactgtcttggtgtgctttgaccatgttggtgatgtggacaccaaggaacttgaagctctcaacctgctctactgcagcccagtcgatgagaatgagggtttgctcggtcctctttttcctatagtccaccATCATCAGTTGATTGAGGCTGCTGTTTGATCAAATAAATGAATAGATTCATGTTTTGAAGCAATTAATGCTATTGCCTTTGTGTTTTGCCGATCACGCTAGCAGCAAGTAGAAATGGTTATCCTTGTTTAATAAAGCCATTGGACTTGTCTCAACGATGTTCCTGTCTGCCACAACATTGCATGATATCTAGGTTGACTCATGTTTCCTGGCTTTGCAAAGACTACAGCTTGACTGGAGCCCTATGGGTGCTCTACTAGTTTCTTCAGGTTCATGGGGAGCTATGTTAACCTTTATCCGAGATTGCTAAGTAGTTCGAATGGCTGCTTCTTATCCCTCTTTCCAAGAAGAGCTGGAAGACATTTATTTGAGCCGGAATACACTGAAGATCAGTTGAGACAGCGAGAACAAGAATTGTGAGACCAGCAAGCAGCTCATGATCCTGGGTAGCCATGGTCAGACTCTGACTGGCGGTTCGTATGTGGGTGCTGTCCAACCATGTCGACAAAAGAGGAATGTCTGTGCTGCAATGAATTCAATTGCGGACAGATCTTACTGGAGAGGGTCACTGCAGACCAGAGTGTTTGTATGTGACAGACCATTGAAGTTTTGATGCACATGTGGATAAAGGGGTGCTTCTTCAGAACccccagtatatatatatatatatatattttatttcaccttatttaaccaggtaggctagttgagaacaagttctcacttgcaactgcgacctggccaagataaagcaaaccatttagacacatacaacaacacagagttacacatggattaaacaaaacatagtcaataatacagtataacaaaataaaacaaaaagtatatatacagtaagtGCAAATGAGGGAAggtaagggagttaaggcaataaataggccatggtggcaaagtaattacaatatagcaattaaacactggaatggtagatgtgcagaagatgaatgtgcaagtagagatactggggtgcaaaggagcaagatgattaaataaatacagtatggggatgaggtagttggatgggctatttacagatgggctatgtacaggtgcagtgatctgtgagctgctctaacagctggtgcttaaagttagtgagggagatatgagcctccagcttcagagatttttgcaggtCGTTccagcagcagagaactggaaggaaaggcggccgaagCAGGAAttggaatctcaaatataaaatatataaaaaatacttttttgggttactacatgattcaatctgtgttatttcatagtttttttgatgtcttccctattattctacaatgtagaaaatagttttaaaaaataaagaaaaacccttgaatgagtaggcttctgaaacttttgaccggtagtgtagttTGTCTTCACCCTAAGTCCTTGATGTTGATTTATGAGGGAGATCTCTAAATAAATGTAGTCCTGCTTTGTGGCATACACATAATTAATTTAAAGTAGGTCTTTGTGCATGGAGTCTTAACCACagaggtctggtgtgtgtgtgcaggtttttGTTCAAGCCAAGCAGTAACACAACGTCTTGATTGAAGTCTGATTAGTTGATTTGTTTACGGGGTGTGTACTGGCTGGCATGAACAAAAACCTCTGTGGATATGAATGCTACTACCATGAATAGTAATGATCAATATATTTTAACTTTAGGGGAAGTGATTAGAATTTAAGCTTACATAAATGTCCATTTATAAGTTTTTAACATTTGGAAAATAATAAATATGGATTATTTAAAAGTTGGGCTTATTTGTAACACCCATGGGCTTAAAGTGTACATTTGGTAGTCATTAAGCCATGTCTGGACTTGTAACATATTTTATCAAATATTATTACCTCACAAAAAATAATGTAAGTAAAGTCATAAAACCTCACATGAAAGATTCATCTTTCATTTTAGGGCTGAATACGTTAGGCACTTACCCTCTCATTTTAGGGCTGTATACGTTAGGCACTTACCCTCTCATTTTAGGGCTGTATACGTTAGGCACTTACCATCTCTCATTTTAGGGCTGTATACATTAGGCACTTACCCTCTCTCATTTTAGGGCTGTATACGTTAGGCACTTACCCTCTCTCATTTCAGGGCTGAATACGTTAGGCACTTACCCTCTCTCATTTTAGGGCTGTATACGTTAGGCACTTACACTCTCTCATTTTAGGGCTGTATACGTTAGGCACTTACCCTCTCTCATTTTAGGGCTGTATACATTAGGCACTTACCCTCTCTCATTTTAGGGCTGTATACGTTAGGCACTTACCCTCTCTCATTTCAGGGCTGAATACGTTAGGCACTTACCCTCTCTCATTTCAGGGCTGTATACATTTACCCTCTATATTTTTGAATATCTTTTGTTGCCCTTTTCAAAAAGTGTTAGTCATTCTGAAAATGAAAATATTTATTACATGATTTCATCATGTTGGCTACTTTAAAAAACAATAATACATTGAATACTCTGTGTTCATGTCAAGTATACTGAATTAAACAAACTTAATACTAAAGCTTTTGTGTTTAATGCTGAAACAATTACATAGATATAAACAAATGTTGTGAGATGACAGTTTAATAATGCAATGTTTCATTTTCTTTCAGGCTGAGTCTCTCTGCCAGGTCTGAGGGTTATCCGGAAGGCAGCGGTGCTGTAGAATAGTCCATTCCCCTGCCTTTGTGGTTCCCATGGAGGGGTTTCCTGTCCACTGACCCACCGTGCTGCCTCACCAGGACAGCAGCCATGTCTGCCTGCAACACCTTCACGGAGCATGTGTGGAAACCAGGCGAGTGCAAGAACTGCTTTAAGCCCAAGAGCCTGCACCGCCTGGCCGAGGGTGGCCTGAAGAAGATTGCCCCTGAGCAACCCCCCCAACAACAGAGCCAACCCCCTGCTGGAACTAGACCCAACGGTAACAGCTCCCAGAGGGGAGGCGGTGACGGTGTCTCAAACCGCTCTGGTCACTTCCGCCCTCCCGTGGCTAAGAAGCCCACAATCGCTGTCAAGCCCACCATGATGCTGTCCTGCTCTTCGGCCGACCTGGACTTGGAGGGCAACCTACATCGGCCACCAGACGCTGGTGAACCCGGCAAAACCTCTGCCTTTACCGTCTGGACCCGAAATGGGATGAACCGCAAGAAGCCCGGCGGGCCTAACAACAATGAAGGGGAATATGCCGTGGAGGAGATTGAGCGTTACAGGCAGCACAGTCGGCGCGCACCCCGTGGGAATGGCAATGGTTTAACTGACATGCTCAAGGAGATTGCGGGCCTGGGCTCTGGCCCTAGCCCCAGCCCCTTGTCCGGGTCGAAGGACCTCTTTTTGGGGCGCATCAGCAGCTCCTTCCAGCGCTCTTTAGAGAGAGGACTCCCCGCTTCTGGTTGCTTGGCCATTGGGAGCAGCAGCAGTGGAGGGGCTGCCCAAAAGCGGGTGTCCCTCAGCAACAGTATGGAGGTCATCAGCACCGAAGGAGGGCGATTCTGCTATCCTGAGTTCTCCAGCGAAGgagaggatgatgatgaggatgaagatGACGAAAGTGAAGTTAACGACGACGATGAACACGAGAGCTGGGATGAGAGTGACGAGGAACTTCTAGCCATGGAGATCCGTATGCGGGGCCAGCCGCGCTTCGCCAACTTCCGTGCCGCCACACTCTCCCCAGTCCCCTTTGCCCAGGGGAAGAAGTGGAACACTGTACCGTTACGTAACCGCTCACTCCAGAGGATCTGCGCCGTGGACTATGACGACAGTTATGATGAGATCCTTAATGGATACCCCTCCACAGACTCCAATGGAGGCCACGGTCTCCTTCCGTACGGCCCTGGTGACCTGCAGGGCAGCGGCTTTCTCTCCAATTCGGAGTGCACCACTTCCCCAGAGTCCTCATCATCGCTGCCGGAGGACTTACGCACCACTTCCAGCTGCAGCAGCAGTGCTCCCTGTGGCCCCCTGAGAAACGGTCTGCACTCCCCCTCAGCTTTCAGAACACCGGCCCTCCAGGCTGCTGGTACAGACAAGGAACAACATACCCAGAAGGTTGTCAGTCCACCCAAGGTCATGGAAACCCACAAGGCTGTTCTCGCAATCCAATTGGAGGATCAGGACAGCAAGGAGGGCTTACCTATGCCTCAAGCTCTTCCCGGGCAGCCAGTGATGATCAGCTTCAGCCCCACAGAAGAGCAAGCCAAACCTTACCGTGTGGTTAACCTGGAGAAGCATCTTATCTGTAAGCCCTACACAGTGGTGGACGTGTCTGCATCCATGGCTAACCCAGAGGAACAAAACCAAGAACGCACTCCCAAACAGCCAAAGACTCCCATTAGCCCCTCTTCCTACCCCATCTCCCCCTTAGGCCAGCCACTGTCTCCAGCCTCACCCATGTCCCCAtcatctcccatctcccccaCATCCGCCACACCGTTTGTGTTCCAGGGCAAGGCCAGCAAGCAACCAGGTGCTATCCGCTACCAGGAGGTGTGGACGTCTAGCACCAGTCCCCGTCAGAAGATCGCCAAAGTGGATCTGGAGTCCACTGGAGCATCTGGTCCTGCCGTCCCACCTCGCCACTGCAGCCACAAGTCAGCCCCAACCTCCCCCATtgctggcctctcctcctctcggaCTGTACCTGTGAAATCCCCTAACCTGTCCGAGATAAAGTTCAACAGTTACAACAATGCAGGGATGCCCCCCTTCCCCATCATCATCCGGGATGATACCACATACTCCCGCAGGTCCAAGAACGCCGTCAAGGTGCCCATTGTCATCAACCCAAGTGCTTACGACAACCTGGCAGTGTATAAGAGCTTCCTGGGTCTCAGCGGGGAGATGCCTCAAACAAAGGATGGGAGAGTGGCTAGCCACACTTATGAGGAGGTCGGCTCCTCGGAGAGTGTCCAACCTTCTCCTACAGAGAAAACTATTGGTAAAGTGGCATCGGAGAAAGCTGCTGCTGGAGAAAGGAAAGCCGCTGCAGCAGCGCTGATAAGCCAGGAGCTAACCGCTCGAACCGCTAAAGACTTGACTATAGCTGCGAGCCTGGCTGCTGGTTCTCTTTCTCCTTCAGCTGCCACATCGATTGCTGTTCCAACTCCTCTCACTGTCGCTGCCACCTTGGCCAAAAGCAGCTCCAGTTCAGCCTCTCGTGGGCGCACTCGCAAGATCAGTGGGGAAACAACATCCAGCAAAGAGGGGAGCACTGACTTCCCACTGTCATCATCAGGCACTGGGACGGGCCACCGGGAGAAGGCCAGCACTGTGTTGTCCCAGATCGTTGCCTCTATCCAGCCCCCACAGTCTCCCCCAGAGTCGCCTTCCCCACATTCTAAAGCCTGCAGTGTCGAGGAGCTGTATGCCCTTCCACCCAACACCACCAAAGAAACACTCAGTCGACCcaagtctctcttctcctccactgacAGCTGCCTGTCCAAACCCAGGAAGGACACACCCTCTAAACAGCTGCCCAAATCCCAGAGTGCCTCAGCAGCCGTGCCCCTGTCCAGCCCCACGAAGTCAGAGCCCAACGCTCCATTCCCCCCTCCCAGATCCACCTCTTCCCCATACTACGCCTccaacattctacagagacactTTGGCCACTGGACCAAGCCTGCCGCCTCCAGCTCCCCCTCGCGCCCCTGTGATGGAGAGACCAGCccgggtggaggggaggggagacgggTGGCAGTAGAGAGCGCCAAGCCCAAACGGTGGATCTCCTTCAAGAGCTTCTTCCGCCGGCGGAAGGATGAGGACGAACAGCGGGAGAAAGCACAGAAGGAGACGAAGAAGGGCAAGCTGGTGGGGCTGGATGGGACGGTCATCCACATGCTGCCACCTCCGCCCATCCAACGCCACCACTGGTTCTCTGAGGCCAAGAACGAGGACC
This sequence is a window from Oncorhynchus gorbuscha isolate QuinsamMale2020 ecotype Even-year linkage group LG01, OgorEven_v1.0, whole genome shotgun sequence. Protein-coding genes within it:
- the peak1 gene encoding inactive tyrosine-protein kinase PEAK1, with the protein product MSACNTFTEHVWKPGECKNCFKPKSLHRLAEGGLKKIAPEQPPQQQSQPPAGTRPNGNSSQRGGGDGVSNRSGHFRPPVAKKPTIAVKPTMMLSCSSADLDLEGNLHRPPDAGEPGKTSAFTVWTRNGMNRKKPGGPNNNEGEYAVEEIERYRQHSRRAPRGNGNGLTDMLKEIAGLGSGPSPSPLSGSKDLFLGRISSSFQRSLERGLPASGCLAIGSSSSGGAAQKRVSLSNSMEVISTEGGRFCYPEFSSEGEDDDEDEDDESEVNDDDEHESWDESDEELLAMEIRMRGQPRFANFRAATLSPVPFAQGKKWNTVPLRNRSLQRICAVDYDDSYDEILNGYPSTDSNGGHGLLPYGPGDLQGSGFLSNSECTTSPESSSSLPEDLRTTSSCSSSAPCGPLRNGLHSPSAFRTPALQAAGTDKEQHTQKVVSPPKVMETHKAVLAIQLEDQDSKEGLPMPQALPGQPVMISFSPTEEQAKPYRVVNLEKHLICKPYTVVDVSASMANPEEQNQERTPKQPKTPISPSSYPISPLGQPLSPASPMSPSSPISPTSATPFVFQGKASKQPGAIRYQEVWTSSTSPRQKIAKVDLESTGASGPAVPPRHCSHKSAPTSPIAGLSSSRTVPVKSPNLSEIKFNSYNNAGMPPFPIIIRDDTTYSRRSKNAVKVPIVINPSAYDNLAVYKSFLGLSGEMPQTKDGRVASHTYEEVGSSESVQPSPTEKTIGKVASEKAAAGERKAAAAALISQELTARTAKDLTIAASLAAGSLSPSAATSIAVPTPLTVAATLAKSSSSSASRGRTRKISGETTSSKEGSTDFPLSSSGTGTGHREKASTVLSQIVASIQPPQSPPESPSPHSKACSVEELYALPPNTTKETLSRPKSLFSSTDSCLSKPRKDTPSKQLPKSQSASAAVPLSSPTKSEPNAPFPPPRSTSSPYYASNILQRHFGHWTKPAASSSPSRPCDGETSPGGGEGRRVAVESAKPKRWISFKSFFRRRKDEDEQREKAQKETKKGKLVGLDGTVIHMLPPPPIQRHHWFSEAKNEDPSQKPTIIFTYKPDGSASGDWEGELRVEECRETSLLSPEESQDIRPSTTGTALHCKAISQVPCDANIFEGEMPTASSLSAKLELLSPGEECVILAATPASASESSPSLVDLEEEDGHSHSPASSSCSATYSNLGQSRANMIPLKHPRNIKASDDTLADLDEEASKATPPPLPKKSVARPSTETSSLGKELPLRPKREAKPGGTNLSVANPLYDLDSTWETGSHSSSLSSEARAHDQESGDSLERPEVVVNKGRGANTLSCLASAPSATTGRERRGCHSAESLAGKARTTARVGSKPQRQALYNGMDSWEEVVGRIRGLHTDTLRKLAGKCEDRFMAGQKDHLRFGTDSWSHFRLTTGKPCCEAGDSVYYTASYAKDPLVNYAIKICRCNVKENQQQFFHSLAVRQSLALHFNIQQDCGHFLADVPPRLLPWEEEEEEEDNEEGQKETKDKESRRKKETVETTNAMQNRHAEDAQIPGHHMGTTGRLRSRVVVITREVPFQTVADFVREGAVRHARNPDLYERQVCLLLLQLCSGLEHMKPYHVTHCDLRLENLLLVHCHPGNPWNLDLLEPNNNSSNSATSGAGAANTATNATCPARLIISNFSQAKQKSPLVVDPSALCNQSRLAPEIVTATQYRKCDEFQTGILIYEMLHRPNPFEETPELKEREYTWADLPPLPARSLYSQGLQQLASLLLTVNPSERIQMAEARACLQCLLWGPREDLFQALSYTSGQTSGTNSSQHETTLQNWLDLKRTLMMIKFAERSLDTGCGVSLEDWLCCKYLAFATTDTLSRVVRILQQQHSQSQHLTQSQQHLTQSQHLTHSQPL